The following DNA comes from Microcella sp..
CGCATCAGCACGGCGATGACCTCGGGCTCGTCGAGCGCCGTCGACTCGCCGAGCGCGGCGAGCACCGGGGCTCCGAGTCCGACCGAGCCGACGAGACCCATCACGCCGTACAGCGCGCCCATGAGCGCTGCGACGATTCCCTTCGCCGCGAGCACGACCCCGCGGCGGGGCTGAGCGAGCACGGTGGGTGTGAGCGTGCCGTGGCGGTATTCGGTGGTCGCGAGAAGCGCACCGAAGAGCAGCAGAATGACGAGACCGACCGCCGTGACGCTGCTGTAGACGAGATTCGCCGTGACGACGGGGTCGAGCTCGGGTGCCGAAGCGCCAGCGCCAGCGAGCTGAGAACCCAGGTCGCTGAAGAAGAAGGCGAGGCCGGCAGCCGTCATTCCCACGTACGCCACCATGATGAGACCGAGCAGCCACCACGCCTTGAGTGAGAAGACCTTCGCGAACTCGGCGGCCGTGGCACGCGTGAGGTTCGAGGCGAGAGCGGTCATGCTGCGCCCTCCTCAGCGGCGGCATCGCCCTGGTCGGCGGTGAGCGCGAGGAACACCGACTCGAGCCCGTCGCCTTCGTTGCTGAGGTGCGTGAGCGCGAGGCCTGCGTCGCGCGCGACCTCGCCCGTGCGGGCTACATCGAGACCGAGCACCGTCAATCCCGCGGCGCCGGGCTCGACAGAGGCGCCGGCGCGCGTGAGGGCATCCGCGAGAGCCGGCCGATCTGATGCGTCGACACGCACGCGCGTCGTTCCCGCCTCGAGCTCGTCGAGTGTGCCGTCGAAGACGATGCGGCCATGACGGATGACCACGACATCGTCGACCGTCTGCTGCACTTCTCCCAGCACGTGCGATGAGAGCAGCACGGTGCGGCCTTCGGCGGCGAGCGAGCGCAAGAGCGATCGCATCCAGCGGATGCCGTCGGGGTCGAGCCCGTTGATCGGCTCGTCGAGCACGAGGGCCGCGGGGTCGCCGAGCAGGGCGCTCGCGAGACCGAGGCGCTGTCTCATGCCGAGCGAGTATCCGCCGACAGCGCGGCGAGCGGCGTGGGTGAGGCCCACCTGCTCGAGCACGGTGTCGACGCGAGAACGATCGATGCCCGCCGCGAGAGCGAACGCGGCGAGATGCGCGCGCCCACTGCGGCCGGGGTGGAAGACATCCGCCGAGAGCGAGCCCCCGACGCGATGCGCAGGGCGATCGAGGTCGCGATAGCGCTGCCCGTCGATGAGTGCCGAGCCCGCAGTGGGCCGGTTGAGACCCAGCAGAATGCGCAGCGTCGAAGTCTTGCCGGCGCCGTTCGGGCCGAGAAAACCGGTGACGCGGCCGGGTTCGGCCGTGAACGACACATCGCGCAGCGCCGTCACCTCGCCGTACACCTTGGTCAGCGAGTCAATGACGAGCGGCGTGGGCGTGGTCATGCGTCTCCGAACGATCGGGGGTCGGCTGTCTCGACTACCCTGGCGAACACCGCCGATCGATGCAAGGAGGGGCGTATGTCTGAAGA
Coding sequences within:
- a CDS encoding ABC transporter permease: MTALASNLTRATAAEFAKVFSLKAWWLLGLIMVAYVGMTAAGLAFFFSDLGSQLAGAGASAPELDPVVTANLVYSSVTAVGLVILLLFGALLATTEYRHGTLTPTVLAQPRRGVVLAAKGIVAALMGALYGVMGLVGSVGLGAPVLAALGESTALDEPEVIAVLMRTLLATALWSLLGLGLGALLTSQIAAIVIVLAFTQFVEPILRLVANVWEWSASLGRFLPGAATDALVGAGLFSSLNAFDSSIPASEVDALLWWQGGVILAALAAVLLVAASLTTMRRDVE
- a CDS encoding ATP-binding cassette domain-containing protein; protein product: MTTPTPLVIDSLTKVYGEVTALRDVSFTAEPGRVTGFLGPNGAGKTSTLRILLGLNRPTAGSALIDGQRYRDLDRPAHRVGGSLSADVFHPGRSGRAHLAAFALAAGIDRSRVDTVLEQVGLTHAARRAVGGYSLGMRQRLGLASALLGDPAALVLDEPINGLDPDGIRWMRSLLRSLAAEGRTVLLSSHVLGEVQQTVDDVVVIRHGRIVFDGTLDELEAGTTRVRVDASDRPALADALTRAGASVEPGAAGLTVLGLDVARTGEVARDAGLALTHLSNEGDGLESVFLALTADQGDAAAEEGAA